The stretch of DNA ACAACCCCAGCGCCGACAAAACTCGTTCCGGTGTTCAGTTGTACAATTTCGCCCGGCGCGAACAGACGCAATTGATCAGCGGCAATGAACACATGGTCCTGTGTACCATTGAACCGCGCGAGATCTGGCTCACCCAGCGTGGATAGATCAAGGTCACCACCTGCACGTTCAAACTCATCAAGAAACGCTTGCGTGCCGATCACGATATCTTCCGAACTTTCCAGTCTCAAAGAGGCAAGACGGTCAGCGGCAGTATCCTTGCCAAGTGCGCCTGAGACCAGGATCAGACCCGGCCTGGCATTGGCAGCACCATCCACAAAACCCAGCTGAAGGTGAGGAAGGCCCGTGACGTTGCCCGCTGCAATGATGCGCGCATTCACGTCAGCGCCGAGGAAAAGGGACTGAAGAGCAGCAGGATCAAACGTCGCATCAAGCAACGCCAGATCGTTGGCACCTGCATTGATCTGAAGCTTTGAGGCAATAATCCGGGTTACTTCGGACGCATCAAGGGTAAAGCCCTGTGGACGGCGCAGCGTAACCCCGTCCGTTCCCCCCGAACCGCCAATAATGATGGTGCGCCCGGTACCAGCCGGTGTCAGGTTGAATTGGTCGCCAGCACTGATCGTGCCGGTAAGGTCGAGATCAAGTACCACCAGCGACACATCTGTGTTTGACGCAATGCTGTTGATGACAGCCGACCCCGACGGCGCTTCGATGAGCAAAATGCCACCCGTGGCCGCCACTGATCCCGCTACATGCACATTACCTGTCAGGGCTTGTAGCGTTGCCGTGCCGCCAACAGTCGAGGCCCCGGTCATGGTGCTTGACCCACCAACAAGAGACAGGTCGCCGCCGATCATGACATTGTTCAAAGTTGCAGCGCCGCCAATCGCGCGCGCCGTCAGACCTCCATTGGGTGCCACCACGGAGCTGGCACCACCGCCTGTCAATGCACCTGTCAGCGCTTCAAGATTTACTTGGCCCTGGGTAACCAGCGCCCCTGCGTAGTTCACCGCCGCACCGACAAGGGAAATACCCCCTGGCGCGTTGAGACCCTGGATCGAAACCGTACCAGCCGGTGCACGCAGATCAGCAGACCCCGCCGTCGTCGCCATATCGCCGCCGGTCGCTGTGATACCGCCGGTTGATGCATCAAGGTCAATGCCAGTCCCGGCCTGCACCGTCCCGGTCAGGCTGATGGACCCCCCGTCAATATCCAGAAGACCCGGCGTCGAAATGTCACCAGCAGTAGCGGTCAGTGACGCAGGCCCTGCGCCCGCGTTGATGCTGCCCGTCACATCAATGTCCTGAGCAACAAACGTGGCACCGGTCGCACCGGAAACCGACGTAACGTCTATATCGCCATTGACCGCACTCAGGGCAACGGTACCGCCCGCGGACGTCACAGCGCTATCCGCACTCACATTGCCAGTGGTTCCCGAGAGCGCCACACCACCAGCGCCATTGACCGGTCCATTCACAGTCACAGACGTGCCGGTGACGTCCACCACACCGCCTGAAGAAATGACCGTCACATCGGCTGTCAGGGCCACAGCACCCCCGGCTACAACCGGCCCGGAGAGCTGGATGCTGTCTCCATCAATATCCATGGCCCCGGCAGCGGATATGTTGTTTGCGCCACCACCGGTCGCCGAAAGCGACGTAGCACCGTTCGCAGATTGCACAGATCCGCCTGCGCCCGTCAGGTCAACATCAGTACCAGAGATCGTGACACCAGCAGGACCTGTGACGTTGCCCACATCCACGGCGCCAAGCGTCGACACCACACGTACGGTCGTTGTGGCGGAAACGTCATCAACGTCGATCCCGTTGGAGGAGTCGACTGACACGCTGCCACCTGTGGCTGTCAGCGTGCCGCCATTCACAGGTCCGTTGGTTGCATCAATATCGATGCTGGCACCTGTCGTTGCCCCCGAAAGATTGACCTGATGCGCATCAATGTCGATTGCACCCGCAGCAGAAATATTGCTCGCACCACCACCAGTCGCTGTCAGGTTTGCAGGCCCCGTCGTGACCTGCACAGACCCGCCTGCACCGGTCAGATCAATGTCGGTACCGGAGATATCTGCCTGCGTAACTGCCGAGACATCTCCCACATCAACAGATCCAGTTGATGAAACCACACGCACGGACGTCGTTGCCGAGACATTGTCGACGTCGATATTGCCAGTTGCGTCAACGGCAACAGCCCCACCCGTCGCTGCAATGCTGGTTGCCGTAACCGGGCCAGCGTCAGCATCAATATCGACCGACCCGCCCTGAATGCTCGTCGCACTCACCTGGTTGGCCGTCAGCGTAATCCCGGTGGACGCCTGAATGGCTTGAAGGACTGCATTGCCCGCATTGGCAACGACAGACACCAGACCACCGGTAGAGGTGATGGACCCATTGGTGGAAGCATTGCCCGTCGCCGCATCGATGGTGATGTCACCCGTCGCCGACATATTGCCACTCAGGGTGACCACATTGCCATCAATATCGATCGCACCCGCCGACGAGATGTCGTTCGCACCACCGCCAGTTGCCGTCAAAGCTACAGTGCCAGCCGTGGCAACAACGTCACCATTGGTGCCCGTAAAATCAATGTCCGTTCCCGACACTGTCACACCCGCAGGGCCGGTAACATCCCCCACATCCACAGCCCCGGTGCTCGACACGACCCGAACTGTCGTGGTTGCGGAGACGTTATCCACATCAACATTGCCGGTCGCGTCGATAGAGGCTGACCCGGCTGACGCGGTGATAGCATTGGCTGTGACCGCTCCATTGTCCGCATCAATGTCTATCGCAGTGCCCGTCAACGGACCTGACAGCACCACGGCATCGCCATCAATATCCATGGCACCCGCCGCTGAAATATTGTTCGCACCGCCCCCGGACGCGACAACCAATATGGTGCCACCGGTGGACTGCAAGCTGCCGCCCGCGCCAGTGAGATCGACATCCGTGGCTGAAATCGTGATGCCGGTTGCGCCGGTCACATTGCCCACATCCACAGCGCCGGTCGTGGAAACAACCCGTGCTGTCGTCGTCGCCGAAACGTTGTCCACATCGACATCACCAGCGGCCTGCACCACAGCAGACCCACCCGTCGCGGTGACACTCGTTGTCGTGACCGTGCCCACATCCGCGTCAATACCAACAGATGAACCTTGTACCGTCGTCGCTGAAATCTGGTTGGCTGCCAGCGTCACGCCGGTCAGAGCCTGGACGGCTTGCAGAACCGCATTGCCTGCATTGGCAATGACGGAAACCAGCCCACCCGTTGACGTGATCGAGCCGGTGGTGGATGCGTTGCCGGTCGCCGCATCAATGGTGATGTTGCCTGTAGCGGACGTGTTGCCGGCAAGCGTCACCGAGTTGCCATCGATATCAATGGCACCTGCGGAGGAAATATTGTTCGCGCCGCCTCCCGACGCGGTCACCGAAACCGCGCCATTCGACGCCTGGACGTCACCATTGGTGCCGGTCAGATCAACATCCGTACCCGAAACCGTAACGCCGGTTGTGCTAGTGATGTCGCCCACATCAACAGCGCCGGCGCCAGACACAACCGAAGCTGTTGTGGTGGCAGAGACGTCATCCACATCCACATCACCCGTCGCATCGACGGAGGCTGACCCGGCGGACGCGGTGATCGCATTGGCCGTGACCGTCCCATTATCCGCATCAATATCCACTGTTGTGCCGGTAACCGGTCCCGAGAGGGCAACCACATCACCATCAACATCAATGCCGCCAGCCGACGAGATGTTGTTCACACCGCCGCCAGACGCTGTAACCGATACTGTTCCGCCGGTGGATTGCAGCGAGCCACCTGTGCCGGTCAGATCAACATCTGTGCCGGAAATGGTGATGCCGCCCGGGCTGGTGACATTGCCCACGTCCACAGCTCCAGCACTCGATACGACTCGGGCTGTTGTGGTTGCGGAGACATTATCCACATCGACGTCGCCGGTAGCATCAATTGACGCTGATCCGGCTGAGGCTGTGACAGCGTTGGCCGTGACGGCCCCGTTGTCAGCATCAATATCTACCGCGGTCCCCGTCAGAGGCCCGGATAGCACCACGGCATCACCGTCAATATCGATTGCTCCAGCGGACGAAATATTGTTTGCCCCGCCCCCTGATGCTGTTACCGAAACCGCGCCGCCGGTCGACTGAAGCGAGCCACCAGTGCCCGTCAGGTCCACATCGGTTCCCGACACCGTGATCCCGCCCGGCCCCGTGACATTGCCCACATCAACGGCGCCAGCGCTGGAGACAACCCGTGCCGTCGTCGTGGCTGACATATCATCCACATCGACGTTCCCCGTCGCGTCAACGGACACAGCGCCAGCAGATGCCGTAATCGCATTTGCGGTGACAGTTCCGTTGTCGGCGTCGATATCAATGCTGGTACCTGTTGTCGCCCCGGAGAGCGAAACAACATCAGCGTCAATGTCGATTGCCCCGGTTGCCGAGATATTGTTCGCGCCGCCACCTGTCGCCGTGACAGACACGGTCCCGCCTGTCGATTGGAGCGATCCGCCGGTGCCGGTCAGATCAACGTCGGTGCCCGACAACGTGATGTTGTTGTCACTTGAGACGTTGCCAACCTTGAGGGTGCTGGCGGTAGATATCACTTCTGCTGACTGGCTGGCGGTGACGTCACCAACACCAACACTCCCGGTAGCGCCAATGCGCACAAACTGGACGTTGAAGTCATCCGCTGTGACCGTTCCTGGCACAGCATCTATGGCCCAGGACGAAGTGGCGCCGGTCGCATTGCCGCTCAAGGTGACATTGGTACCGACATCGATATCGACAATACCCGCACCCTTGGAGATGTCGCCGTTGGTGGCGGTCAGAGAGAGAGCCCCGTTGGTCGTACGCAGCACCGTTGTCGTGCCTGTCGTATTTCCGTTTGTCAGGTCGATATCGCGCCCTGAAACGGTAATACTTCCCTGGGCAATGAGTTCCGCTACGTCGATATTGCCGTTTGTGGCCTGAATGTTCACATCCCCGGCTGTGGCCTGGAGGTCGGCTGCGATCGTGACGTCACCGGTTGTGCCGGTGACACTGATGGCACCGGTGCTGCTGTTTGTGTTGCCGCCGGTGTTGAGTGGTCCTACGGCGTTCCCGATGGTTACTGCCGTGCCCTGCAAAGAAGCGGTTCCCGGCGCCACGATGGTCATGTTGTCCGTCTTGACGGCATCGGTGGCGGCTGCCCCCAAAACGCCGCCGGTGATATCCACGCCGCCAAGCAGCATGACATCACCCGACAGGGTCCCGACGTTCTGCGCTTCGACCAGCCCTTCCATATTGAGGAAGGCGCCACCGCCGACGCGGGACGCATCGGCAATGACGCGGCCCCCAATGGCCCGACCAGTAGATGTCTGATGCACGACATCCCCACCGGCAGCTACGGTGGAAGATCCGCCATCAACGATGAAGTCGGTCACAAGCAACTCGTTGAACGCCGCACCATTATTGCGTGCCGTGCTGGCAAATTTGATGCGGAAGGCTTCCGCACCTCCCAGCAGCACATCACCGTGGGACGATGTGAGGTCACCCGAATTGGTGACCATCGGCGCCACCAGCGCGAGAAGTCCCGTCGTGTCGAGGTCCGCGCCATTGGCAACGATGATGGCTCCCGTGCCGCCGGCATCGGTAAAGGTGAACGTGCCGGTAGTCGGGTCAGTGGCCATGAAGGTGGCGTTGTCGATGTCCGCCGTCGTGGCCAGCAGCGCTCCCACATCAATATTTGCGTTGGCCCCGAAGGCCACACCGGCAGGATTGAGAATCCACACATGTCCGTTGGACTGGAGAATGCCGTCAATAGTGCTCTGCGCCAGTGGCCCGGTGACCTTGTTGAGCGCAATCGACTGGTTGTTCAGCTGGTTGAAGATAACCGTGTCGCCATTGTCGATATTGAAGCTGTCCCAGGTAATGACGCTCCTGGGGTCTGTCCCGGTGTTGATGGTCACGTCACCACCCGACGGAGTGATGCTGCCGCCAGCGCCACCGGCAACAAAGGTGCCGTTGGCCGGTGTCGCCGACGCCGCCGACACCGCAAGGGCCGCCGTCGATACGCCAGCCAGCAGCCGCGCGAGTGTTTTGCGGATCAATGGAGTAGAGGACTTTGTCATCCGCCATGCCCCCCAAACAGACCCGAGACCGCGTCATACGCATCCTTGGCAACGCGGCCGACATTCGTTGTCAAAGAGAACAGGACTCGCGGGCTTTGAACGCCCTCGCCCTGTCCGCGCGGCTCACGCATGGGTTCCGCGTAGACGATCTCAGCGCGTGCATACTCATCAACAGTTACCCGCATGCCGACACCGGATGACGCAAGCGTATGCTGTGCAACCGCAGCCTGATCCCGGTTCCAGTACTCGCCCACATCCAGGAATCCGAAGAATTCAACATGAGTGCGATCGTTGAAAGGGCGATGGCCAAGGCCGGTTAGCTCCACTGACCCGGCAACTGCCGCATCCCCCGTCGCAGCGCCGGGGTCATATCCGCGTACAATCGTGTAATTGCCGAAAGAGAACTCTTCCACGGCCATGAGCGGATCGCGCGCATGCTGCCCCATGCCGCGCAGGTCCAGGCGGAAGGTCTGGAATGTCGGCGTCGTGATGTTGGTTTCAGCAAGCAGTGACCATGCATTGGGTCGCGCCTCAGGCCGAGCAAGATTGGGCTCGCCACGTTTGCTGGCCCCCATGATGCCCACACCCTTACGGGCCTCAACCCAGGTATCGATGGACCACCCGTCCCAGCTGAACTCACTTTCAGCACCCAGATAGGCGGTGCGTGTCTTGTCGTTGCTCAAAAGAACAGTCTGGTTAAACAGCTCGCCTTTCAGGTCCGCATAATCCAGCCCGCCATAAAGATCGACCAGATTGGTCCTGTCCCGATAGATCGGGTGGCTGACTTCAAGCTTGCCCGTGTAGCTGCGCGAGGTCGCTCCAAGCGTCGCCACAACGCCGGTTGGCTCTGCTTCCCCATAGGTACCTTCAACCCGGACCTTGAGACCGCTGGCAGTCAGCCCACGCTCATAGGCCAGTTGACCGACAAACTGCTCGCCCCAGTCCCGGGTCGTGAAGAACGAGGCCTGGATTTCATCGCCATAGAGCGCCAGCCCGGGCACACGCACAAATCCGGTGATCCCCTCACGCCCCAGCGCTTCAGGCCCCCAATTGTGCATATTGATGAGAAAGCGCGGCTCTTCACGCTTGGCTTCAGCAATGATCCGCATGGTGCCCGGCCCCTGCGTGCCGCGGGCAAGGGAGACATTGGCATTCAAACCGGGAATATCCGAAAGGGCGGCAATAGCCTCTTCAACCGACGCCACGGGAACAGGCCCAAGATTGTTCAGCTTGGATAACTGAGCTTCCGCCTGACGCTTCGCCGTCGGCGACTCGCCTAAAACGACCACACCCTCAATCTGGCCTTCGATGACCTGCAGTTTGACCTGGCCGTCAGCCACACGCTGTGGCGGCAACACGACCCGCACATAGGGATACCCTTCGTCACGGAAGACGGCTTCCATGCCGGTCGCTATCCCGCGAAGCTCATCGAGTGTTACGTCCTGACCAATCAGGCCATCTGCGGCCGCGAGCAGCATGTCATCGCTTACAGCACTTTCTTGCGGTAGCTCGCTGACGCGCTCAAGTTCAATCGATTTGAGGGTGAGGCGGGGCGCCTCCGCCGCCGGTGCGGTTATCTGAGCAGCAGCTTCAACGCGCGCTTGCTCAGCCGGCGGCACAGTGGCCCCGGCTGGCACTGCAGGCGTCGGCAATACCGAACACCCGGCAGCCAACCCGGCCCACAAGACCGTTAGCGCCAAAAAGGCTAAAGCCCGCACGAAAAATGCCCCCCAAGGACAAAGGCAACGCAACAAAGTGCATCATGTGCAAATGCCGGACCGCCAACCCCAAATGTGGCGTTCCGACTTGCGTGCCTTCCAAGTCCAGAAATCTAGAGGGTTTCAGCGCGAATCTCACTGAAAAAGTTACTAACTTCTTAATACTGTGCCGAAACCGGACACAGCCGGTCTGCCCCACGCTGACCACCTGTGATCCAAAACGGCTCATTCGGTTTCCCCGGCCAGGGGCGTTTATTTGAGATAGGGCACCGCAACTGCTCGCAAGGGAGCGCGCGAAGTCGCTATAGTCCCCCCAAACCAACACCAGATATCGCGGAGACGACCCCATGATCGACGCCCTCAAACAGCTGCTTGGAGGTGGATCAGACCTGCCGGATGAAACTACTGTCGCAGTTGGATTGTTGCTGGAAGTCATCCGCATGGATGATGACTTTGATGCAGCCGAGCGTGCCGCTGTGGCGCGGACCTTGTCGCGGCGGTTTGGAATGTCTGAAAGCGAGGCCGGGCGCATGGTGGTTGAAGCAACAACGAAACCCCGCACAACTTACGATGACAACCAACTTCTCAAGTCGGTGAACCAGCATTTTTCACTCGAGCAGAAGACCGCTTTGGTAGAGATGCTGTGGGAAATTGCCTTGGCGGATGGCGAGCTGCACCGGTTTGAAAACCACGCGATTTTGGCAATTGCCAACCAACTTGGCATGGGCCAGGCCGAACTCAATGCGACCCAGGCAACTGCCAAAGCTCGTTTAGCGGCGTAGATCTGGCACATCTTAATGACAACTAAGTTGCGTTAATAGCCTGTCGGACCGCGATTCGAGTCTGATCGACCACCGTTGTGCGCCAGCCGGCATCATCAGGGTAAAACGCCTCCCGCATCTTCTGCTTGATGGCGGGGGCAAGGCTACCCGTTGGATCGCTGTGTTCAACAAGCCAGTTGTCCAACCGCAACGCCACCAGCACCGAAACCGGGTCCTGCGTGCCATACTCCAGGGCAATTCCCGCAGCATCCATATCCGGTGAAACCGCGTCGAAAAAAGCGCCGCCGATATCACCGGCGACTACAGCAGACACGCTGTCGCCGCCTGCCAGATCGGTGACGTCTTCACCCCAGACGCTTTGGGCCCTTTTGACGTCGCTCGACGTCCCAAGCCCCAGTTTTTCGCCATGACCAAACGGGCCAAGACCGGTGTGGATATCAATAAAGCGAATCCGCGTCGCCTTGGCAGCAAGGCTCTGCATCAACTCCCTGACCATGCTGTTGGACCATGAGGGTGCTGTCCCCCCAAAAAACAGCCCGTCCGGGCGGGTGTACTGCCCCCCACTCACAGCCTGCCGAAAGGCATCCATCCCGTGGGCACCAATCCACTGCAGCACTTCAAGATCCCAATGCTCCGGGCGATCGCCATAGTCCGCCGGCGCAATAATCGGGTGGATGGCTTCATAGGCTGCACTGTCAGGATAGCTGGAAGCGTGATTTACAAAATTCCGGTTGAGGTCGACATTATTCTCATTCACACGCCGTTGGTGTGAAAAGCCATACGGATTGACCGCGTGCACGAGAACGACCCGGGTATCCGAGGGCAAGACGCCAAACAGGCCCTCCTGCACCAAGGCGGTCTGGCAGCCTGATCCACAATACCCCTCAATACCGTGCGTCCCCGATGTAACAAGGATCACGCTGGACGCATCCTTTGGCCCCTTTGAGGCAATGTCAGCGTAGAGCGCTTCTCCATCGCGACCGCTCGCAGTGGTATTCTGAACGGCCTCCAGCTCAAATCCGGCAGCCTCGCAGACAGACAGAAACTTTGCTCGGGCTTCAGAGTAGGACGCCGAAAAACAAGCCTCCACGCTAGGCGTGCTTGCGTCGGACATCAGTGTCTAACTCCAGGCTGGGCGCGGCGTCACAATCGGCCAACGCGGGTTGAATTTGTCGAAGAATCCCGCCAGCTCAGCAAAAGCCAGCGCTTCACCTTCTATCTCAAGCTTACCTTCTCCCATCAGAGTCGCAGCATCCCTGACTTGAAGCATCAACAGTTTGAAATCCAGGGTCGCCAATTTGAGGGTCGCCGTAGGGCTGGGGTTCGAGCGCCCCGGGAAATAGTTGAGCACGCAATTCTCCAGAGTCAGCTCATAGCTCTCCTTGGTGTCCGTAAACTCGAAGTTGAAGGCAAAAGTCTTTCCGTCCGCCTTGGGCCCATTGAGCCGAACAGCCATCGCCTGAAACAGGTTTTCAAGCGGCATACCGGCAGCCATGCCCTCACTGACCTGCAGTGGACGCCCTTCCGGCACGCCATGACGTAGCTCGAGCGCACCACACAGATAGAAATTCCGCCACGGCCCGGATTCAGCCTGATACCCCAGCTGCTCAAGGGCATCTGCTGCCAGCAATTTCGCCTCGGTGTTGGTCTCGTCCGCCATGATTACGTGGTTCAACACCTCCGCCACCCAGCGATAATCACCTTCATCAAACGACTGCCTGGCCTGCGCAATCACGTTGTCGGCGCCGCCCATGAATTTCACATAGCGGGCACCGGCAGCAGTGGGCGGGTGAGGGAAAAGATTGGCCGGATTGCCATCAAAGTGGCCCAGATACTTGACGTAGACAGCCTTCGCGTTGGCTGCGAGCGCCCCGTAATAGTCGCGGTTGTAGAATTCTTTGGCCAGCGACGCAGGCAATTCAAGCTGCTCAGCGACCTCTTCCTTGTTGTAGCCAAGGTTCGCCAGACGCAGCGACTGGTCATGCACATATTTGTAGAGATCACGCTGCTTTTTGAGATAGTCCACCGCCCGCTCACGGCCCCAGATGG from Pyruvatibacter sp. HU-CL02332 encodes:
- a CDS encoding filamentous hemagglutinin N-terminal domain-containing protein, whose amino-acid sequence is MTKSSTPLIRKTLARLLAGVSTAALAVSAASATPANGTFVAGGAGGSITPSGGDVTINTGTDPRSVITWDSFNIDNGDTVIFNQLNNQSIALNKVTGPLAQSTIDGILQSNGHVWILNPAGVAFGANANIDVGALLATTADIDNATFMATDPTTGTFTFTDAGGTGAIIVANGADLDTTGLLALVAPMVTNSGDLTSSHGDVLLGGAEAFRIKFASTARNNGAAFNELLVTDFIVDGGSSTVAAGGDVVHQTSTGRAIGGRVIADASRVGGGAFLNMEGLVEAQNVGTLSGDVMLLGGVDITGGVLGAAATDAVKTDNMTIVAPGTASLQGTAVTIGNAVGPLNTGGNTNSSTGAISVTGTTGDVTIAADLQATAGDVNIQATNGNIDVAELIAQGSITVSGRDIDLTNGNTTGTTTVLRTTNGALSLTATNGDISKGAGIVDIDVGTNVTLSGNATGATSSWAIDAVPGTVTADDFNVQFVRIGATGSVGVGDVTASQSAEVISTASTLKVGNVSSDNNITLSGTDVDLTGTGGSLQSTGGTVSVTATGGGANNISATGAIDIDADVVSLSGATTGTSIDIDADNGTVTANAITASAGAVSVDATGNVDVDDMSATTTARVVSSAGAVDVGNVTGPGGITVSGTDVDLTGTGGSLQSTGGAVSVTASGGGANNISSAGAIDIDGDAVVLSGPLTGTAVDIDADNGAVTANAVTASAGSASIDATGDVDVDNVSATTTARVVSSAGAVDVGNVTSPGGITISGTDVDLTGTGGSLQSTGGTVSVTASGGGVNNISSAGGIDVDGDVVALSGPVTGTTVDIDADNGTVTANAITASAGSASVDATGDVDVDDVSATTTASVVSGAGAVDVGDITSTTGVTVSGTDVDLTGTNGDVQASNGAVSVTASGGGANNISSAGAIDIDGNSVTLAGNTSATGNITIDAATGNASTTGSITSTGGLVSVIANAGNAVLQAVQALTGVTLAANQISATTVQGSSVGIDADVGTVTTTSVTATGGSAVVQAAGDVDVDNVSATTTARVVSTTGAVDVGNVTGATGITISATDVDLTGAGGSLQSTGGTILVVASGGGANNISAAGAMDIDGDAVVLSGPLTGTAIDIDADNGAVTANAITASAGSASIDATGNVDVDNVSATTTVRVVSSTGAVDVGDVTGPAGVTVSGTDIDFTGTNGDVVATAGTVALTATGGGANDISSAGAIDIDGNVVTLSGNMSATGDITIDAATGNASTNGSITSTGGLVSVVANAGNAVLQAIQASTGITLTANQVSATSIQGGSVDIDADAGPVTATSIAATGGAVAVDATGNIDVDNVSATTSVRVVSSTGSVDVGDVSAVTQADISGTDIDLTGAGGSVQVTTGPANLTATGGGASNISAAGAIDIDAHQVNLSGATTGASIDIDATNGPVNGGTLTATGGSVSVDSSNGIDVDDVSATTTVRVVSTLGAVDVGNVTGPAGVTISGTDVDLTGAGGSVQSANGATSLSATGGGANNISAAGAMDIDGDSIQLSGPVVAGGAVALTADVTVISSGGVVDVTGTSVTVNGPVNGAGGVALSGTTGNVSADSAVTSAGGTVALSAVNGDIDVTSVSGATGATFVAQDIDVTGSINAGAGPASLTATAGDISTPGLLDIDGGSISLTGTVQAGTGIDLDASTGGITATGGDMATTAGSADLRAPAGTVSIQGLNAPGGISLVGAAVNYAGALVTQGQVNLEALTGALTGGGASSVVAPNGGLTARAIGGAATLNNVMIGGDLSLVGGSSTMTGASTVGGTATLQALTGNVHVAGSVAATGGILLIEAPSGSAVINSIASNTDVSLVVLDLDLTGTISAGDQFNLTPAGTGRTIIIGGSGGTDGVTLRRPQGFTLDASEVTRIIASKLQINAGANDLALLDATFDPAALQSLFLGADVNARIIAAGNVTGLPHLQLGFVDGAANARPGLILVSGALGKDTAADRLASLRLESSEDIVIGTQAFLDEFERAGGDLDLSTLGEPDLARFNGTQDHVFIAADQLRLFAPGEIVQLNTGTSFVGAGVVFGEAPAGEGTIVNTGGGPERVNLFGTVIRSTGERVTSFEAGLEPNLLGPGLSQNGELRLNLCVIGDSSSCSIAILREAQESARSRNSALSSLTNSTLFGFEDDDDDDDEEEDLGGVAGSGNEGLWGVGLP
- a CDS encoding ShlB/FhaC/HecB family hemolysin secretion/activation protein, with the translated sequence MPTPAVPAGATVPPAEQARVEAAAQITAPAAEAPRLTLKSIELERVSELPQESAVSDDMLLAAADGLIGQDVTLDELRGIATGMEAVFRDEGYPYVRVVLPPQRVADGQVKLQVIEGQIEGVVVLGESPTAKRQAEAQLSKLNNLGPVPVASVEEAIAALSDIPGLNANVSLARGTQGPGTMRIIAEAKREEPRFLINMHNWGPEALGREGITGFVRVPGLALYGDEIQASFFTTRDWGEQFVGQLAYERGLTASGLKVRVEGTYGEAEPTGVVATLGATSRSYTGKLEVSHPIYRDRTNLVDLYGGLDYADLKGELFNQTVLLSNDKTRTAYLGAESEFSWDGWSIDTWVEARKGVGIMGASKRGEPNLARPEARPNAWSLLAETNITTPTFQTFRLDLRGMGQHARDPLMAVEEFSFGNYTIVRGYDPGAATGDAAVAGSVELTGLGHRPFNDRTHVEFFGFLDVGEYWNRDQAAVAQHTLASSGVGMRVTVDEYARAEIVYAEPMREPRGQGEGVQSPRVLFSLTTNVGRVAKDAYDAVSGLFGGHGG
- a CDS encoding TerB family tellurite resistance protein → MIDALKQLLGGGSDLPDETTVAVGLLLEVIRMDDDFDAAERAAVARTLSRRFGMSESEAGRMVVEATTKPRTTYDDNQLLKSVNQHFSLEQKTALVEMLWEIALADGELHRFENHAILAIANQLGMGQAELNATQATAKARLAA
- a CDS encoding M14 family metallopeptidase, which translates into the protein MSDASTPSVEACFSASYSEARAKFLSVCEAAGFELEAVQNTTASGRDGEALYADIASKGPKDASSVILVTSGTHGIEGYCGSGCQTALVQEGLFGVLPSDTRVVLVHAVNPYGFSHQRRVNENNVDLNRNFVNHASSYPDSAAYEAIHPIIAPADYGDRPEHWDLEVLQWIGAHGMDAFRQAVSGGQYTRPDGLFFGGTAPSWSNSMVRELMQSLAAKATRIRFIDIHTGLGPFGHGEKLGLGTSSDVKRAQSVWGEDVTDLAGGDSVSAVVAGDIGGAFFDAVSPDMDAAGIALEYGTQDPVSVLVALRLDNWLVEHSDPTGSLAPAIKQKMREAFYPDDAGWRTTVVDQTRIAVRQAINAT